In a genomic window of candidate division WOR-3 bacterium:
- a CDS encoding MJ1477/TM1410 family putative glycoside hydrolase — MSRRLLLVLSGLIISACCCRIESGQQKFNDYLIQLQNVDLEAIGNTRFDLVIIDYSRDGSEEGRFSPDAIRALKTSPGGSKLVIAYLSIGEAESYRWYWDSLWDADRDGRPDPGAPSWLGDANPDWPDNYKVRYWEQGWQEIIYLYLDRIIDAGFDGVLLDVVDAYEYWGPEGESGAEFAPAASEMVRFVSGIASYTRQVRGRSDFLVIPNGGEGLGEFDEYRTVVSAILREDVWYYDNSPQPPEATAEVIDRLNRFHSEGKPVLVLDYVTEPVLIDDFYARAESMGFIPYATVRALDRLTINPGHEPD, encoded by the coding sequence ATGAGCAGGCGGTTGCTTCTGGTGCTGAGCGGACTGATTATTTCCGCCTGCTGCTGCCGGATTGAAAGCGGACAGCAGAAATTCAACGACTACCTGATCCAGCTTCAGAATGTGGACTTGGAGGCGATCGGAAACACCCGGTTTGATCTGGTGATTATTGACTATTCCCGGGACGGGAGTGAGGAGGGGCGGTTCAGCCCTGATGCGATCCGGGCGCTGAAGACCAGCCCTGGTGGCAGTAAGCTGGTGATTGCCTATCTGAGCATTGGTGAGGCGGAATCCTACCGCTGGTACTGGGACAGCCTGTGGGATGCGGATCGGGACGGCCGTCCGGATCCGGGTGCGCCCTCCTGGCTTGGTGATGCCAATCCGGACTGGCCGGATAATTACAAGGTCCGCTACTGGGAGCAGGGCTGGCAGGAAATTATTTATCTTTACCTCGACAGGATCATTGACGCCGGTTTTGACGGTGTCCTGCTGGATGTGGTTGACGCCTATGAATACTGGGGTCCGGAGGGAGAGAGCGGGGCAGAGTTTGCACCGGCAGCTTCGGAAATGGTCCGGTTTGTCAGCGGGATTGCCTCCTATACCCGGCAGGTGCGCGGCCGAAGCGACTTTCTGGTCATTCCCAACGGCGGTGAAGGTCTGGGGGAGTTTGATGAGTATCGCACCGTGGTCTCTGCCATTCTGCGCGAGGATGTCTGGTATTACGACAACAGCCCGCAGCCGCCAGAGGCAACTGCCGAGGTCATTGACCGGTTGAATCGGTTTCACTCTGAAGGGAAGCCGGTTCTCGTGCTTGATTATGTGACCGAACCGGTGCTCATTGACGATTTTTACGCCCGGGCGGAGTCGATGGGTTTCATTCCCTATGCCACGGTGCGGGCGCTGGACCGGTTGACAATCAATCCGGGACACGAGCCGGACTGA
- a CDS encoding methyltransferase, protein MSGFNLHFRWGRFIWTVLITVYFLIFFTNFFHDAAPERAILPTLFAWIFVLWLGVEYYFGSPFFQSGVVEPHGFWRALFAFYVYPLLGYLGADYIWWRLTQIPLPPAVFGVLGLLIFGFGTWLRLATLFGILRIIQRKSGSGELLIPTKKFLGLKFQRLCRHPRYLGTLIQLLGAALVFNSWGGVVLVLGLGLPLIWAQVRYEERVLKANMRPDYEAYSRTVPVLLPALNRHPQKTARQA, encoded by the coding sequence ATGAGCGGGTTCAACCTCCATTTCCGCTGGGGCAGGTTCATCTGGACCGTGCTGATCACCGTTTACTTTCTGATTTTTTTCACCAATTTCTTTCACGATGCGGCACCGGAACGGGCGATTCTGCCTACACTCTTTGCCTGGATTTTTGTCCTGTGGCTCGGAGTGGAGTACTACTTCGGTTCCCCATTCTTCCAGTCCGGAGTGGTTGAGCCCCACGGCTTCTGGCGGGCACTCTTCGCCTTCTATGTCTATCCGCTGCTCGGCTATCTGGGAGCGGACTATATCTGGTGGCGTTTGACCCAGATTCCCCTGCCACCCGCGGTTTTCGGAGTATTAGGGCTGCTGATTTTCGGTTTCGGAACCTGGCTCCGGCTGGCAACCCTTTTCGGCATTCTCCGCATCATCCAGCGCAAATCGGGCAGTGGTGAACTGCTCATACCGACAAAGAAGTTTCTGGGGCTGAAATTTCAGCGGCTCTGCCGGCATCCGCGCTATCTTGGCACTCTGATTCAGCTGCTGGGTGCAGCGCTGGTGTTCAACTCCTGGGGAGGGGTGGTGCTGGTGCTGGGGCTGGGACTGCCGCTGATCTGGGCACAGGTGCGTTATGAGGAGCGGGTTCTTAAGGCAAATATGAGACCGGATTATGAGGCATATTCCAGGACCGTGCCGGTGCTCCTGCCGGCATTGAACCGCCATCCCCAGAAAACAGCACGGCAGGCATGA
- a CDS encoding AIPR family protein yields the protein MASLQDFSLITSEIAYLKKRYRINEFSRAFIYAVLEKLYEIDIDEIENYVIDGAYDFGIDAYYWEDARADGRKTINIFQFKHTEKFENAQKADAFRERDVNDIIVKLERIWHKDGSLLKSPNRRFTQLVQEMWDAFNKGVIQTKVWLISNYINSISDKNKIKHFEVTVREKFKADLEVWSLDELVSLFIKKDFRPVDLNLQLSGRRYFDTTTGQVRAVVGVINAHELIKKVINENDELREEIFNENIRVYLTRNTKVNSQIYRTIEAERENANFFFYNNGITVICDSLVHANTDSPVVALKNFQIVNGGQTIHALYEAYKNNLSENIKNIDLLLRIYEVKNRDIGQAIARYTNTQNPVRSRDIMSNDPVQIKKNRCREGGASNTSFLSGEARKR from the coding sequence ATGGCTAGTTTACAAGATTTTTCATTGATAACATCCGAAATCGCTTACTTAAAGAAAAGATACAGAATAAATGAGTTTTCCCGTGCGTTTATATATGCAGTATTAGAAAAACTATACGAAATCGATATAGATGAAATAGAAAATTATGTCATAGACGGCGCTTATGATTTTGGCATTGATGCTTATTATTGGGAAGATGCAAGAGCCGACGGAAGAAAAACTATAAATATTTTTCAATTTAAACATACTGAAAAATTCGAAAATGCGCAAAAAGCAGATGCCTTTCGAGAACGGGATGTTAATGATATTATTGTCAAACTTGAGAGAATCTGGCATAAAGATGGGTCATTACTGAAATCCCCCAACAGGCGGTTCACGCAGTTAGTCCAGGAGATGTGGGATGCTTTTAATAAAGGGGTAATACAAACGAAAGTTTGGCTGATTTCTAACTATATTAATTCGATTAGCGATAAGAATAAAATTAAGCATTTCGAAGTGACTGTGCGAGAAAAATTTAAAGCAGATCTTGAAGTATGGTCGCTTGATGAATTGGTTTCATTGTTTATAAAAAAAGATTTTCGACCTGTGGATTTGAATTTGCAGTTGAGCGGCAGGCGGTATTTTGATACTACTACCGGACAGGTTCGAGCTGTTGTTGGCGTAATTAATGCACATGAACTAATAAAAAAAGTTATCAACGAAAATGATGAATTGAGGGAGGAGATATTTAACGAAAATATAAGAGTATACTTAACCAGAAATACAAAGGTTAACAGCCAAATTTACAGGACAATAGAAGCCGAACGTGAAAATGCTAATTTCTTTTTCTATAACAATGGAATAACAGTAATTTGCGATAGTTTGGTACATGCAAATACAGATAGCCCCGTAGTTGCATTAAAAAATTTTCAGATAGTCAATGGAGGACAAACGATTCATGCTCTTTATGAGGCTTATAAAAACAATTTATCTGAGAACATTAAAAACATAGACTTGCTTCTAAGAATTTACGAAGTTAAAAATAGAGATATAGGACAAGCTATTGCGCGATACACTAACACGCAAAATCCCGTTAGAAGCAGAGATATAATGTCGAACGATCCCGTACAAATTAAAAAAAATAGATGCCGAGAAGGCGGGGCAAGTAATACTAGCTTTTTATCTGGAGAAGCCAGGAAGCGCTAA
- a CDS encoding CRTAC1 family protein, protein MLLISLLILTARPALQDFLARQDYPAATDYYYARLQRQPQNPALLKDLARVYDHWRRYDSSLYFWEKVLKARPDDDSAVIGRWQALCNLHRPDSARLDSVRQLIRAEAGGYFIDTTYRNLLLAHAGFVLGEDSLRARRAFSVLAFKYPDSAPVYELIGSAFYDSLYPVWTNDTAKVLVISRFLARYPRTEWRQTFYIYLLSSLYALNDTLGLAHFTGEMLKDDSLDPFRYRYAAALYNRLRFRPRLAEQYARRALQLAPRAKKPKNKPPAQWQLEYPPLAGLARAALAEALILQDRPREALPVLYEALQQFSWDTENEFTPAPFWSLLGDAYSRLGRPDSARLCYLTALVLGDSRNYWSARADTALQRLGIPPARQLMLARQQLSYTGPVFTDITDSAGLAGCRESRVAWGDFNNDGFEDLLLNGSRLFRNDSGRHFTELTDSAGLTGIRGRGGIFADFNNDGWLDLYICGADTQDWLLLNHCGRFRNATESLGNPSDPYPTEGCAAADFDLDGWLDLYCANYENWEKHTWYPDRLYQNQQGRFQDITTRAGITPPYGEDLAGRGVNWGDYDDDGDPDCHVANYRLCQNLLWHNNGDSTFTNLAPKLGIAGNEISGWFGHTIGSVWADFDNDGDLDLFCANLAHPRYIEFSDRSLLYENRGPKAKPRFLDRRARLGIRYEETHSDPAFGDLDNDGDLDLYITSVYENRRSFLYLNQLNPAPRQATAGWQNLFGNYPFAEATYLSGTRVFNGWGCALADFDNDGDLDLVVGSGSGLRLFRNDTKNGNHWLKVRVVGTKHNACGIGARVTVIQGRKRYIREIEGGKGTTSQNSLLAHFGLGSSDRPVTVQVRFAPGKTVTLKDIKPDRLIVVTEP, encoded by the coding sequence ATGCTCCTGATTTCACTCCTCATCCTCACCGCCCGGCCGGCACTGCAGGACTTTCTTGCCCGGCAGGACTATCCGGCTGCCACCGATTATTACTACGCCCGGCTCCAGCGCCAGCCGCAAAACCCGGCACTGCTCAAAGACCTTGCCCGGGTCTATGATCACTGGCGCCGGTACGACTCCAGCCTCTACTTCTGGGAAAAGGTGCTGAAAGCAAGGCCCGACGACGACTCGGCGGTCATTGGCAGATGGCAGGCGCTCTGCAACCTTCACCGCCCGGACTCCGCCCGGCTCGACTCGGTCCGCCAGCTCATCCGCGCTGAAGCCGGCGGCTACTTCATTGACACCACCTACCGCAACCTCCTCCTTGCCCACGCCGGCTTTGTCCTCGGCGAAGACTCCCTCCGTGCCCGGCGCGCCTTCAGCGTCCTGGCATTCAAATATCCGGACTCAGCCCCGGTTTATGAACTCATCGGCTCTGCCTTCTACGACTCCCTCTATCCGGTCTGGACCAACGACACCGCCAAAGTCCTGGTCATCTCCCGCTTCCTTGCCCGCTATCCCAGGACCGAATGGCGCCAGACCTTCTACATCTATCTCCTGAGCTCACTCTACGCCCTGAACGACACCCTCGGTCTTGCCCACTTCACCGGGGAGATGCTCAAAGACGACTCCCTGGACCCCTTCCGCTACCGCTATGCCGCTGCCCTCTACAACCGGCTCCGATTCCGGCCCCGGCTTGCGGAACAGTATGCCCGCCGTGCGCTCCAGCTGGCGCCCAGAGCGAAAAAGCCGAAAAACAAACCCCCTGCCCAGTGGCAGCTCGAATACCCGCCCCTTGCCGGACTTGCCCGTGCCGCGCTCGCTGAGGCGCTCATCCTTCAGGACCGCCCCCGGGAGGCACTGCCCGTGCTTTACGAAGCCCTGCAACAATTCTCCTGGGACACCGAAAACGAATTCACCCCTGCACCCTTCTGGTCCCTGCTCGGCGATGCCTACTCCCGGCTGGGCAGGCCCGACAGCGCCCGGCTCTGCTACCTGACCGCGCTCGTACTCGGCGACTCTCGCAACTACTGGTCTGCCCGGGCAGACACCGCGCTCCAGCGGCTCGGCATCCCCCCTGCCCGGCAGCTTATGCTTGCCCGCCAGCAACTCTCCTACACCGGACCGGTCTTCACCGACATCACCGACTCGGCCGGACTTGCCGGCTGCCGGGAATCCCGGGTTGCCTGGGGCGATTTTAACAATGACGGCTTTGAAGACCTCCTGCTCAACGGCTCCCGCCTCTTCCGCAACGACTCCGGCAGACACTTCACCGAACTCACCGATTCAGCGGGACTTACGGGCATCCGGGGCAGGGGTGGCATCTTTGCCGACTTTAACAACGATGGCTGGCTCGATCTCTACATCTGCGGTGCGGACACTCAGGACTGGCTCCTCCTCAACCACTGCGGCAGATTCCGCAACGCCACCGAATCGCTCGGCAACCCCTCGGACCCCTATCCGACCGAAGGCTGTGCTGCTGCCGACTTTGACCTTGACGGCTGGCTCGACCTCTACTGTGCCAACTACGAAAACTGGGAAAAACACACCTGGTATCCGGACCGGCTCTATCAAAACCAGCAGGGCAGATTTCAGGACATCACCACCCGTGCCGGCATCACTCCGCCCTATGGTGAGGACCTTGCGGGCAGAGGTGTCAACTGGGGTGATTACGATGACGACGGTGATCCGGACTGCCATGTTGCCAACTACCGCCTCTGCCAGAACCTCCTCTGGCACAACAACGGCGACTCCACCTTCACCAACCTTGCCCCGAAACTGGGGATTGCCGGCAATGAGATTTCCGGCTGGTTTGGCCATACCATCGGCTCGGTCTGGGCAGATTTTGACAACGACGGCGACCTCGACCTCTTCTGTGCCAACCTTGCCCATCCCCGCTACATAGAATTCTCCGACCGCTCCCTGCTCTACGAAAACCGCGGACCGAAGGCGAAGCCCCGCTTCCTTGACCGCCGCGCCCGGCTTGGCATCCGCTACGAAGAGACCCACTCTGATCCGGCATTTGGCGACCTAGACAACGACGGCGATCTCGACCTCTACATCACCTCCGTTTATGAAAACCGGCGCTCCTTCCTCTACCTCAACCAGCTCAACCCCGCACCGCGCCAGGCGACTGCCGGCTGGCAGAACCTCTTCGGCAACTACCCCTTTGCGGAAGCCACCTATCTTTCCGGCACCCGGGTCTTCAACGGCTGGGGCTGTGCCCTGGCTGATTTTGACAACGACGGCGATCTCGATCTGGTGGTTGGCTCCGGCTCCGGCCTGCGCCTCTTCCGCAACGACACGAAAAACGGCAACCACTGGCTCAAGGTCCGGGTAGTCGGCACAAAACACAACGCCTGCGGTATTGGCGCCCGGGTCACGGTGATTCAGGGCAGAAAGCGTTATATCCGCGAGATTGAGGGTGGGAAAGGCACCACCAGCCAGAACTCCCTTTTAGCCCACTTCGGCCTGGGCAGCTCGGACCGGCCGGTCACGGTTCAGGTCCGGTTTGCCCCGGGCAAGACCGTGACCCTCAAAGACATCAAACCCGACCGGCTGATTGTTGTCACCGAACCCTGA
- a CDS encoding M6 family metalloprotease domain-containing protein codes for MVRILPLALMLAAGLAMPPAPGFQGPMPVFPPGVEVPGPNKLKGYDFCETVTILMQFPDNRADTVEHSPARFDSMLYSTGVYNNAPYRAGSLNDFFLENSYGRYSVRGGVAGNRWFLSRYNYSRYYDGNYMLSTGGQLARENLEQVDSFVDFREYDIDGDGHVDALFMVHAGADGADNGDVNCCWSHAIPGFNYRTNDGVVIDGVTNVPEFAMVTETRDTTLCCIAVMCHELGHLVGLPDLYDYSRYSWGVGYWGLMGYGAWGAGGNTPWSPAHMEAWSKVEAGFVQPVVIARDTFGLRIVDVETHPVVYKVWRQGRSCDTCFLLENRQRKGFDALLPGSGLLIWHIDPYYSAYHNRVDLEEDSTNHLDRGNGVRPDPHVYHEALGDTSDPLPGIWNRTSFDNWSNPSSRARNGQPTWVSVRNIREVGDTIVCDVSFDSSQVGVEEPERRVPGLRVEPGISRSGFRVEVEGGGPVAVAVFSSDGRRVWSGVVPERGWWKGVDSQGRRVGSGVYLVRAGSLTRRVVLER; via the coding sequence ATGGTCAGAATATTACCACTGGCTTTGATGCTCGCAGCCGGGCTGGCAATGCCACCCGCACCGGGTTTTCAGGGACCGATGCCGGTCTTTCCGCCCGGGGTCGAGGTTCCCGGTCCGAATAAACTGAAGGGTTATGATTTCTGCGAGACGGTGACGATCCTGATGCAGTTTCCGGACAACCGGGCAGACACGGTTGAGCATTCACCTGCCAGGTTTGATTCCATGCTGTATTCGACCGGGGTCTACAATAATGCGCCCTACCGGGCAGGGAGTCTGAACGATTTCTTTCTGGAGAACTCTTATGGTCGGTATTCGGTGCGGGGCGGGGTTGCCGGCAATCGGTGGTTTCTGTCCCGGTACAATTATTCCCGGTATTATGACGGTAATTACATGCTTTCCACCGGCGGTCAGCTTGCCCGGGAGAATCTCGAGCAGGTGGATTCGTTTGTTGATTTCCGGGAGTATGACATTGATGGGGACGGGCATGTTGATGCGCTGTTTATGGTTCATGCCGGGGCGGACGGCGCGGATAATGGGGATGTGAATTGTTGCTGGTCGCATGCGATTCCCGGTTTTAATTACCGGACGAATGATGGGGTGGTCATTGACGGGGTGACGAATGTGCCGGAGTTTGCCATGGTGACCGAAACCCGGGATACAACGCTGTGTTGTATTGCGGTGATGTGTCATGAGCTGGGGCATCTGGTCGGGCTGCCGGATCTGTATGACTATTCCCGTTACAGCTGGGGTGTGGGCTATTGGGGGCTGATGGGCTATGGTGCCTGGGGTGCGGGCGGTAATACGCCGTGGAGTCCGGCGCATATGGAGGCGTGGAGTAAGGTTGAGGCCGGTTTTGTGCAGCCGGTGGTGATTGCCCGCGATACTTTCGGGCTGCGGATTGTGGATGTGGAGACCCATCCGGTGGTCTATAAGGTCTGGCGTCAGGGGAGGAGTTGTGATACCTGTTTTCTGCTGGAGAATCGGCAGAGGAAGGGGTTTGATGCGCTGCTGCCCGGGTCCGGGCTTTTGATCTGGCACATTGACCCGTATTACAGCGCCTATCATAATCGGGTGGATCTGGAGGAGGATTCGACTAATCATCTGGACCGGGGTAACGGGGTGAGGCCGGATCCGCATGTCTATCATGAGGCGCTGGGCGATACCTCAGATCCGCTGCCCGGGATCTGGAACCGCACGAGTTTTGATAACTGGTCCAATCCTTCGAGCCGGGCAAGGAACGGTCAGCCGACCTGGGTGAGTGTGAGGAATATCCGGGAGGTGGGGGATACGATTGTGTGCGATGTGAGTTTTGACTCAAGTCAGGTTGGAGTTGAGGAGCCGGAGCGCCGGGTGCCGGGGTTGAGGGTTGAGCCGGGGATATCCCGGTCCGGATTCAGAGTTGAGGTTGAGGGGGGAGGACCGGTTGCGGTGGCAGTTTTCAGTAGTGATGGCAGGAGGGTTTGGAGCGGAGTGGTGCCGGAGCGGGGCTGGTGGAAGGGGGTTGACAGTCAGGGGCGGAGGGTTGGGAGCGGTGTTTATCTGGTGCGCGCCGGGAGTTTGACCCGGAGGGTGGTGTTGGAGCGATAG
- a CDS encoding HEAT repeat domain-containing protein produces the protein MVRISGLLLIFSVLGFAVEPPEYGLDSVARRALEEALEVQGMREEELGFFKLWAVDSFFRLRVVERLLSGPLEVLPYVEGQAEVVRARCRNRAGLVRHLYNEVDVGLERRDSLRVAGEVARELERRGGCVGVEGAVNVIAAGFAVGRRYLERAVAGISQEELDVLVGEAPGFWRDEDDTLERGFAGRLHEEFGRVYDTSREVKSETLLAYARKIDRRALALAGLAVVGAVERAVAVLRAVPRDSGGSFTVEGVRGGVVFCQESEWGRVVVGGVGDNVYEAPAAVVIDLGGNDIYYNRAGGAVGILDHPFGVVIDLEGDDHYLSERLFSQGAALFGCGVLFDLAGDDVYRGGHYSQGAGVFGTGVVYDGGGSDIYDAGFFAQGAGHYGVGVVVDEAGNDSYRSFCYCQGFAGTWGYGLLAELGGNDLYYAGGKYKHEPLLPREYRSFAQGYAIGVRPDAGGGIGFLCDFQGNDFYNAEVYAQGTSYWYSLGMLYDQEGFDHYTAAQYSQGAGIHLSVGALVDEEGNDSYFSRLGPSQGEGHDLSVGVLVDRKGDDGYYASGGQGIGLTNSVGLFVDQDGNDWYMASESLISQGSANWARGFGGIGLFLDLAGRDWYPGRNVAGDQNRWTKGTYGSGVDLPRPATVVDWEPDVDTSEASIDSVITAPVESVFKTASIWAVGNARKRVLRARKELIRLGRKAVEYVVEHKLDTKDGLESEAIAALMRALPDTAKPYLFRGLRDERFLARQNSAYWLGEMGSNARDAVDSILLALKEKRITPRRAVYALGSIGDSLVVPEILYLLRDTMEVSRIVTAEACGKLKNPVAIEPLIATLNDPLFTVRSAAEAGLVAIGEPSVDPLLRSLAEQKVPALGHSIRALGQIAVKLDSVQAEPVRQKCRNRLVSCLRHPAPFVRLCTVEALGRMLDSETRARLRAEMERETDLFVLNAYRQVLSAPGK, from the coding sequence ATGGTCAGGATTAGCGGGTTGCTGTTGATATTCAGTGTTTTGGGGTTTGCGGTTGAGCCGCCGGAATACGGGCTGGATTCGGTTGCGCGGAGGGCGCTGGAGGAGGCGCTGGAGGTTCAGGGGATGCGGGAGGAGGAGCTGGGGTTTTTTAAGTTGTGGGCGGTTGACAGTTTTTTCCGGCTGCGGGTGGTGGAGCGGCTGCTTTCCGGTCCGCTGGAGGTTTTGCCTTATGTTGAGGGGCAGGCCGAGGTTGTGCGGGCGCGGTGTCGGAATCGGGCAGGGCTGGTGCGGCATCTTTATAATGAGGTCGATGTCGGGCTGGAGCGCCGGGATTCGCTGCGGGTGGCAGGGGAGGTTGCCAGGGAGCTGGAGCGGAGGGGCGGTTGTGTCGGGGTTGAGGGTGCGGTGAATGTCATTGCCGCCGGGTTTGCGGTGGGGAGGCGGTATCTGGAGCGGGCGGTGGCAGGGATTTCCCAGGAGGAGCTGGATGTTCTGGTTGGCGAGGCGCCCGGTTTTTGGCGGGATGAGGATGATACGCTGGAGCGGGGTTTTGCCGGACGGCTGCATGAGGAGTTCGGCCGGGTTTATGATACGAGCCGGGAGGTTAAGTCCGAGACGCTTTTGGCATATGCCCGTAAGATCGATCGCCGGGCGCTGGCACTTGCCGGGCTGGCGGTGGTGGGCGCGGTGGAGCGGGCGGTGGCGGTTTTGAGGGCTGTGCCCAGGGATTCAGGGGGGAGTTTTACGGTTGAGGGGGTGAGAGGAGGGGTGGTTTTTTGTCAGGAGAGTGAGTGGGGGAGGGTTGTTGTCGGCGGTGTGGGTGATAATGTTTATGAGGCGCCGGCAGCGGTAGTTATTGATCTCGGGGGTAATGATATCTATTATAACCGGGCAGGCGGGGCGGTCGGCATTCTGGATCACCCGTTCGGGGTGGTGATTGACCTTGAGGGTGATGACCATTATCTTTCCGAGAGGCTTTTTTCCCAGGGGGCGGCGCTTTTCGGGTGCGGGGTGCTTTTTGATCTTGCCGGGGATGATGTGTATCGCGGTGGTCACTATAGTCAGGGGGCAGGTGTGTTCGGGACCGGTGTGGTTTATGATGGGGGAGGAAGTGATATTTATGATGCGGGTTTTTTTGCCCAGGGAGCGGGTCATTACGGGGTCGGAGTGGTGGTTGATGAGGCAGGGAATGACAGTTACCGTTCTTTCTGTTATTGTCAGGGGTTTGCCGGGACCTGGGGGTACGGGCTGCTCGCAGAGCTGGGGGGGAATGATCTTTATTATGCGGGCGGAAAATATAAGCATGAGCCGCTTTTGCCCAGGGAGTACCGGTCGTTTGCCCAGGGTTATGCGATCGGGGTGAGGCCGGATGCCGGCGGGGGGATCGGTTTTCTGTGTGATTTTCAGGGGAATGATTTTTATAATGCCGAGGTCTATGCCCAGGGGACGAGTTACTGGTATTCACTCGGGATGCTTTATGACCAGGAGGGTTTTGACCATTATACCGCTGCCCAGTATTCGCAGGGCGCAGGGATTCACCTGTCAGTGGGCGCACTGGTGGATGAGGAGGGGAATGATTCGTATTTTTCCCGGCTTGGTCCGAGTCAGGGGGAGGGGCATGATCTTTCAGTCGGGGTGCTGGTGGACCGTAAGGGGGATGACGGTTATTATGCGTCTGGCGGGCAGGGGATCGGGCTGACGAATTCGGTTGGGCTGTTTGTTGACCAGGATGGTAATGACTGGTATATGGCATCAGAGTCGCTGATCAGTCAGGGCTCGGCGAACTGGGCACGGGGGTTCGGCGGGATCGGGCTGTTTCTGGATTTGGCAGGGAGGGACTGGTATCCGGGGAGGAATGTGGCAGGAGATCAGAACCGGTGGACCAAGGGGACCTACGGGTCAGGAGTTGATCTGCCCCGGCCGGCAACGGTGGTTGACTGGGAGCCGGATGTTGACACTTCCGAGGCGAGCATTGATTCGGTGATCACCGCACCGGTGGAGAGTGTGTTTAAGACCGCATCGATCTGGGCGGTGGGGAATGCCCGGAAGAGGGTGCTGCGGGCAAGAAAGGAGCTGATCCGGCTGGGGAGAAAAGCAGTGGAGTATGTCGTTGAGCATAAGCTGGATACCAAGGACGGGCTGGAGTCGGAGGCGATTGCCGCATTGATGAGGGCGCTGCCCGATACCGCCAAGCCTTATCTTTTCCGGGGGCTGCGGGATGAGCGGTTTCTCGCCCGGCAGAATTCGGCTTACTGGCTGGGGGAGATGGGCAGTAATGCCCGGGATGCGGTGGATTCAATTCTGCTGGCACTCAAAGAGAAGCGGATTACACCCAGACGGGCGGTTTATGCGCTGGGGTCAATCGGTGATTCGCTGGTGGTGCCGGAGATTCTTTATCTCCTGAGGGATACAATGGAGGTTTCCCGGATCGTGACCGCAGAGGCGTGCGGTAAGCTGAAGAATCCGGTGGCGATTGAGCCGCTGATCGCAACTCTGAATGATCCGCTGTTTACCGTGCGGAGTGCCGCCGAGGCGGGGCTGGTCGCCATCGGGGAGCCGAGCGTTGACCCGCTGCTCCGGAGTCTGGCGGAACAGAAGGTGCCGGCATTGGGGCACAGTATCCGGGCGCTGGGGCAGATCGCGGTAAAACTTGACAGCGTTCAGGCAGAACCGGTAAGGCAGAAGTGCCGGAACCGGCTTGTCTCCTGTCTCCGGCATCCGGCACCGTTTGTCCGGCTGTGTACCGTGGAGGCGCTGGGCCGGATGCTGGACAGTGAAACCCGGGCGCGGCTGCGGGCAGAAATGGAGAGGGAAACCGACCTGTTTGTGCTTAATGCCTACCGGCAGGTGCTGAGTGCTCCCGGAAAGTAA